A window from Plodia interpunctella isolate USDA-ARS_2022_Savannah chromosome 2, ilPloInte3.2, whole genome shotgun sequence encodes these proteins:
- the Hsf gene encoding heat shock factor protein isoform X5, producing MRSVVEIGASVPAFLGKLWKLVNDTETNHLISWSPGGKTFVIKNQADFARELLPLYYKHNNMASFIRQLNMYGFHKITSVENGGLRYEKDEIEFSHPCFMRGHAYLLEHIKRKIANSKSIVSSDSGEKVLLKPELMNKVLADVKQMKGKQESLDAKFSAMKQENEALWREVAILRQKHIKQQQIVNNLIQFLMSLVQPTRPPQGNGNNVGVKRPYQLMINNAAYNSGSDGNYPGRLKNVKLEKEALMEELIEDNLEDGPTIHELAHDDILHNDATQESLDPEEYVSIDVPVLDPNVASEHSPIDPATMQYHVTLEDGDDAESEAARTVQFYPISQSSGTLPVDTISATASPTMTSPASPDTIKYVVVSPGTSRTKTRHTKAKSPIIQNVKSLMTPSNFNSMNPSADLRLPAEIFASDDSVSDAGVPVSEDISVQNLLNDIVTDANPSSSSATKDKMLGGIRLEKSNGKPVSKKAKKTPKDVPEYVNLADIKTELQDGIDWSIATVNNNTNVNRFQSRNDIDDHLDTMQSDLESLRELLRSDSYSLDTNTLMGLFGSDDPFYGLSYNLDDRAKPSNSAKKHKGELSNVSSDGNRAKDLYTGDDDVEENQLISYTGNIPDFEDIDMPELEGDGTQEAAAASSPCPSTLNTPQVEVHSPATWKLRP from the exons ATGCGGTCGGTGGTAGAAATAGGTGCGAGTGTTCCAGCTTTCCTTGGGAAGTTATGGAAATTGGTGAATGATACAGAGACAAATCATTTGATTTCTTGGAGTCCT GGAGGAAAAAcctttgttattaaaaatcagGCAGATTTTGCAAGAGAATTGTTGCCTCTGTATTACAAACACAATAATATGGCCAGCTTTATCAgacaattaaatatgtatggttTCCACAAAATTACATCTGTCGAAAATGGTGGATTACGCTATGAAAAGGATGAAATAGAATTTTCCCATCCTTGTTTTATGAGAGGACATGCATATCTATTGGaacatataaaaagaaaaattgcaaattcaaAGTCCATAGTGAGCAGTGACAGTGGAGAGAAAGTTTTGTTGAAACCAGAGTTGATGAATAAAGTGCTGGCAGATGTGAAGCAAATGAAGGGCAAACAGGAGAGCCTTGATGCAAAATTCAGTGCTATGAAGCAAGAAAATGAAGCCCTGTGGCGGGAGGTGGCCATTCTTCGTCAGAAACATATCAAGCAACAACAGATTGTGAATAAT CTCATCCAATTCCTGATGTCTCTAGTGCAGCCAACAAGGCCACCTCAAGGCAATGGAAACAATGTTGGTGTCAAGAGGCCTTACCAACTTATGATAAATAATGCTGCCTACAATTCGGGATCTGATGGAAACTATCCTGGTAGATTGAAGAATGTCAAACTGGAGAAAGAAGCATTAATGGAAGAGTTGATAGAAGATAACTTG gaGGATGGGCCCACCATTCATGAACTAGCCCATGatgacattttacataatGATGCCACTCAAGAATCATTGGACCCTGAAGAGTATGTTAGCATAGATGTTCCAGTGTTGGATCCTAATGTTGCCTCAGAGCACAGCCCTATAGATCCAGCTACGATGCAATACCATGTTACTTTGGAGGATGGAGATGATGCAGAATcag AAGCAGCAAGGACAGTCCAATTCTACCCTATTTCACAGTCCAGTGGCACCTTACCTGTAGACACAATATCTGCTACAGCTTCTCCAACAATGACATCCCCTGCATCCCCAGACACTATTAAATACGTAGTAGTATCCCCTGGGACATCAAGAACCAAAACAAGACACACTAAAGCAAAGTCTCCTATCATTCAGAATGTGAAATCATTAATGACACCTAGCAACTTCAACAGTATGAACCCTTCAGCTGATTTAAGGCTTCCGGCTGAGATATTTGCTAGTGATGACTCTGTCAGTGATGCTGGTGTTCCAGTCTCTGAAGATATATCGGTACAGAACTTATTAAATGATATTGTTACTGATGCAAACCCCAGCTCATCATCTGCTACCAAAGATAAAATGCTAGGAGGCATAAGGCTAGAGAAGTCCAATGGAAAACCTGTATCTAAAAAGGCAAAGAAAACACCAAAAGATGTTCCTGAATATGTGAATTTGGCAGACATTAAGACTGAACTTCAAGATGGCATTGATTGGAGTATTGCTACAGTTAACAATAATACTAATGTGAATAGGTTTCAATCAAG gaatGATATTGATGATCATTTGGACACTATGCAGTCGGATTTAGAATCGCTTCGGGAGCTTCTACGAAGCGACTCTTACTCACTTGACACCAATACTTTGATGGGG TTATTTGGATCTGATGATCCCTTTTATGGGCTCTCTTATAACTTGGATGATCGAGCTAAGCCTTCTAACAGTG CAAAGAAGCACAAAGGTGAGCTATCGAATGTTAGCAGTGACGGGAATCGTGCCAAGGATCTGTATACGGGAGATGATGATG TTGAAGAGAATCAGCTTATCTCGTATACAGGGAATATTCCAGACTTTGAAGACATAGATATGCCAGAATTGGAGGGCGATGGTACACAAGAGGCGGCTGCGGCGTCTTCCCCCTGCCCCTCTACCCTGAACACCCCGCAAGTGGAGGTGCACTCACCAGCCACATGGAAGTTGAGACCATGA
- the Hsf gene encoding heat shock factor protein isoform X10 — protein sequence MRSVVEIGASVPAFLGKLWKLVNDTETNHLISWSPGGKTFVIKNQADFARELLPLYYKHNNMASFIRQLNMYGFHKITSVENGGLRYEKDEIEFSHPCFMRGHAYLLEHIKRKIANSKSIVSSDSGEKVLLKPELMNKVLADVKQMKGKQESLDAKFSAMKQENEALWREVAILRQKHIKQQQIVNNLIQFLMSLVQPTRPPQGNGNNVGVKRPYQLMINNAAYNSGSDGNYPGRLKNVKLEKEALMEELIEDNLEDGPTIHELAHDDILHNDATQESLDPEEYVSIDVPVLDPNVASEHSPIDPATMQYHVTLEDGDDAESEAARTVQFYPISQSSGTLPVDTISATASPTMTSPASPDTIKYVVVSPGTSRTKTRHTKAKSPIIQNVKSLMTPSNFNSMNPSADLRLPAEIFASDDSVSDAGVPVSEDISVQNLLNDIVTDANPSSSSATKDKMLGGIRLEKSNGKPVSKKAKKTPKDVPEYVNLADIKTELQDGIDWSIATVNNNTNVNRFQSRIRRDNNGKSREELASLLAPNANKNDIDDHLDTMQSDLESLRELLRSDSYSLDTNTLMGLFGSDDPFYGLSYNLDDRAKPSNSDTTKQYPMIDFDWLIGSSEATAAK from the exons ATGCGGTCGGTGGTAGAAATAGGTGCGAGTGTTCCAGCTTTCCTTGGGAAGTTATGGAAATTGGTGAATGATACAGAGACAAATCATTTGATTTCTTGGAGTCCT GGAGGAAAAAcctttgttattaaaaatcagGCAGATTTTGCAAGAGAATTGTTGCCTCTGTATTACAAACACAATAATATGGCCAGCTTTATCAgacaattaaatatgtatggttTCCACAAAATTACATCTGTCGAAAATGGTGGATTACGCTATGAAAAGGATGAAATAGAATTTTCCCATCCTTGTTTTATGAGAGGACATGCATATCTATTGGaacatataaaaagaaaaattgcaaattcaaAGTCCATAGTGAGCAGTGACAGTGGAGAGAAAGTTTTGTTGAAACCAGAGTTGATGAATAAAGTGCTGGCAGATGTGAAGCAAATGAAGGGCAAACAGGAGAGCCTTGATGCAAAATTCAGTGCTATGAAGCAAGAAAATGAAGCCCTGTGGCGGGAGGTGGCCATTCTTCGTCAGAAACATATCAAGCAACAACAGATTGTGAATAAT CTCATCCAATTCCTGATGTCTCTAGTGCAGCCAACAAGGCCACCTCAAGGCAATGGAAACAATGTTGGTGTCAAGAGGCCTTACCAACTTATGATAAATAATGCTGCCTACAATTCGGGATCTGATGGAAACTATCCTGGTAGATTGAAGAATGTCAAACTGGAGAAAGAAGCATTAATGGAAGAGTTGATAGAAGATAACTTG gaGGATGGGCCCACCATTCATGAACTAGCCCATGatgacattttacataatGATGCCACTCAAGAATCATTGGACCCTGAAGAGTATGTTAGCATAGATGTTCCAGTGTTGGATCCTAATGTTGCCTCAGAGCACAGCCCTATAGATCCAGCTACGATGCAATACCATGTTACTTTGGAGGATGGAGATGATGCAGAATcag AAGCAGCAAGGACAGTCCAATTCTACCCTATTTCACAGTCCAGTGGCACCTTACCTGTAGACACAATATCTGCTACAGCTTCTCCAACAATGACATCCCCTGCATCCCCAGACACTATTAAATACGTAGTAGTATCCCCTGGGACATCAAGAACCAAAACAAGACACACTAAAGCAAAGTCTCCTATCATTCAGAATGTGAAATCATTAATGACACCTAGCAACTTCAACAGTATGAACCCTTCAGCTGATTTAAGGCTTCCGGCTGAGATATTTGCTAGTGATGACTCTGTCAGTGATGCTGGTGTTCCAGTCTCTGAAGATATATCGGTACAGAACTTATTAAATGATATTGTTACTGATGCAAACCCCAGCTCATCATCTGCTACCAAAGATAAAATGCTAGGAGGCATAAGGCTAGAGAAGTCCAATGGAAAACCTGTATCTAAAAAGGCAAAGAAAACACCAAAAGATGTTCCTGAATATGTGAATTTGGCAGACATTAAGACTGAACTTCAAGATGGCATTGATTGGAGTATTGCTACAGTTAACAATAATACTAATGTGAATAGGTTTCAATCAAG GATTAGGAGAGATAACAACGGGAAAAGTCGAGAGGAACTTGCTTCCCTTTTAGCGCCAAATGCAAACAA gaatGATATTGATGATCATTTGGACACTATGCAGTCGGATTTAGAATCGCTTCGGGAGCTTCTACGAAGCGACTCTTACTCACTTGACACCAATACTTTGATGGGG TTATTTGGATCTGATGATCCCTTTTATGGGCTCTCTTATAACTTGGATGATCGAGCTAAGCCTTCTAACAGTG ATACAACCAAACAGTATCcgatgattgattttgattggcTGATTGGTAGCAGCGAGGCAACTGCCGCCAAGTAG
- the Hsf gene encoding heat shock factor protein isoform X2, whose protein sequence is MRSVVEIGASVPAFLGKLWKLVNDTETNHLISWSPGGKTFVIKNQADFARELLPLYYKHNNMASFIRQLNMYGFHKITSVENGGLRYEKDEIEFSHPCFMRGHAYLLEHIKRKIANSKSIVSSDSGEKVLLKPELMNKVLADVKQMKGKQESLDAKFSAMKQENEALWREVAILRQKHIKQQQIVNNLIQFLMSLVQPTRPPQGNGNNVGVKRPYQLMINNAAYNSGSDGNYPGRLKNVKLEKEALMEELIEDNLEDGPTIHELAHDDILHNDATQESLDPEEYVSIDVPVLDPNVASEHSPIDPATMQYHVTLEDGDDAESEAARTVQFYPISQSSGTLPVDTISATASPTMTSPASPDTIKYVVVSPGTSRTKTRHTKAKSPIIQNVKSLMTPSNFNSMNPSADLRLPAEIFASDDSVSDAGVPVSEDISVQNLLNDIVTDANPSSSSATKDKMLGGIRLEKSNGKPVSKKAKKTPKDVPEYVNLADIKTELQDGIDWSIATVNNNTNVNRFQSRIRRDNNGKSREELASLLAPNANKNDIDDHLDTMQSDLESLRELLRSDSYSLDTNTLMGLFGSDDPFYGLSYNLDDRAKPSNSAKKHKGELSNVSSDGNRAKDLYTGDDDVEENQLISYTGNIPDFEDIDMPELEGDGTQEAAAASSPCPSTLNTPQVEVHSPATWKLRP, encoded by the exons ATGCGGTCGGTGGTAGAAATAGGTGCGAGTGTTCCAGCTTTCCTTGGGAAGTTATGGAAATTGGTGAATGATACAGAGACAAATCATTTGATTTCTTGGAGTCCT GGAGGAAAAAcctttgttattaaaaatcagGCAGATTTTGCAAGAGAATTGTTGCCTCTGTATTACAAACACAATAATATGGCCAGCTTTATCAgacaattaaatatgtatggttTCCACAAAATTACATCTGTCGAAAATGGTGGATTACGCTATGAAAAGGATGAAATAGAATTTTCCCATCCTTGTTTTATGAGAGGACATGCATATCTATTGGaacatataaaaagaaaaattgcaaattcaaAGTCCATAGTGAGCAGTGACAGTGGAGAGAAAGTTTTGTTGAAACCAGAGTTGATGAATAAAGTGCTGGCAGATGTGAAGCAAATGAAGGGCAAACAGGAGAGCCTTGATGCAAAATTCAGTGCTATGAAGCAAGAAAATGAAGCCCTGTGGCGGGAGGTGGCCATTCTTCGTCAGAAACATATCAAGCAACAACAGATTGTGAATAAT CTCATCCAATTCCTGATGTCTCTAGTGCAGCCAACAAGGCCACCTCAAGGCAATGGAAACAATGTTGGTGTCAAGAGGCCTTACCAACTTATGATAAATAATGCTGCCTACAATTCGGGATCTGATGGAAACTATCCTGGTAGATTGAAGAATGTCAAACTGGAGAAAGAAGCATTAATGGAAGAGTTGATAGAAGATAACTTG gaGGATGGGCCCACCATTCATGAACTAGCCCATGatgacattttacataatGATGCCACTCAAGAATCATTGGACCCTGAAGAGTATGTTAGCATAGATGTTCCAGTGTTGGATCCTAATGTTGCCTCAGAGCACAGCCCTATAGATCCAGCTACGATGCAATACCATGTTACTTTGGAGGATGGAGATGATGCAGAATcag AAGCAGCAAGGACAGTCCAATTCTACCCTATTTCACAGTCCAGTGGCACCTTACCTGTAGACACAATATCTGCTACAGCTTCTCCAACAATGACATCCCCTGCATCCCCAGACACTATTAAATACGTAGTAGTATCCCCTGGGACATCAAGAACCAAAACAAGACACACTAAAGCAAAGTCTCCTATCATTCAGAATGTGAAATCATTAATGACACCTAGCAACTTCAACAGTATGAACCCTTCAGCTGATTTAAGGCTTCCGGCTGAGATATTTGCTAGTGATGACTCTGTCAGTGATGCTGGTGTTCCAGTCTCTGAAGATATATCGGTACAGAACTTATTAAATGATATTGTTACTGATGCAAACCCCAGCTCATCATCTGCTACCAAAGATAAAATGCTAGGAGGCATAAGGCTAGAGAAGTCCAATGGAAAACCTGTATCTAAAAAGGCAAAGAAAACACCAAAAGATGTTCCTGAATATGTGAATTTGGCAGACATTAAGACTGAACTTCAAGATGGCATTGATTGGAGTATTGCTACAGTTAACAATAATACTAATGTGAATAGGTTTCAATCAAG GATTAGGAGAGATAACAACGGGAAAAGTCGAGAGGAACTTGCTTCCCTTTTAGCGCCAAATGCAAACAA gaatGATATTGATGATCATTTGGACACTATGCAGTCGGATTTAGAATCGCTTCGGGAGCTTCTACGAAGCGACTCTTACTCACTTGACACCAATACTTTGATGGGG TTATTTGGATCTGATGATCCCTTTTATGGGCTCTCTTATAACTTGGATGATCGAGCTAAGCCTTCTAACAGTG CAAAGAAGCACAAAGGTGAGCTATCGAATGTTAGCAGTGACGGGAATCGTGCCAAGGATCTGTATACGGGAGATGATGATG TTGAAGAGAATCAGCTTATCTCGTATACAGGGAATATTCCAGACTTTGAAGACATAGATATGCCAGAATTGGAGGGCGATGGTACACAAGAGGCGGCTGCGGCGTCTTCCCCCTGCCCCTCTACCCTGAACACCCCGCAAGTGGAGGTGCACTCACCAGCCACATGGAAGTTGAGACCATGA
- the Hsf gene encoding heat shock factor protein isoform X9: MRSVVEIGASVPAFLGKLWKLVNDTETNHLISWSPGGKTFVIKNQADFARELLPLYYKHNNMASFIRQLNMYGFHKITSVENGGLRYEKDEIEFSHPCFMRGHAYLLEHIKRKIANSKSIVSSDSGEKVLLKPELMNKVLADVKQMKGKQESLDAKFSAMKQENEALWREVAILRQKHIKQQQIVNNLIQFLMSLVQPTRPPQGNGNNVGVKRPYQLMINNAAYNSGSDGNYPGRLKNVKLEKEALMEELIEDNLEDGPTIHELAHDDILHNDATQESLDPEEYVSIDVPVLDPNVASEHSPIDPATMQYHVTLEDGDDAESEAARTVQFYPISQSSGTLPVDTISATASPTMTSPASPDTIKYVVVSPGTSRTKTRHTKAKSPIIQNVKSLMTPSNFNSMNPSADLRLPAEIFASDDSVSDAGVPVSEDISVQNLLNDIVTDANPSSSSATKDKMLGGIRLEKSNGKPVSKKAKKTPKDVPEYVNLADIKTELQDGIDWSIATVNNNTNVNRFQSRNDIDDHLDTMQSDLESLRELLRSDSYSLDTNTLMGLFGSDDPFYGLSYNLDDRAKPSNSVEENQLISYTGNIPDFEDIDMPELEGDGTQEAAAASSPCPSTLNTPQVEVHSPATWKLRP; the protein is encoded by the exons ATGCGGTCGGTGGTAGAAATAGGTGCGAGTGTTCCAGCTTTCCTTGGGAAGTTATGGAAATTGGTGAATGATACAGAGACAAATCATTTGATTTCTTGGAGTCCT GGAGGAAAAAcctttgttattaaaaatcagGCAGATTTTGCAAGAGAATTGTTGCCTCTGTATTACAAACACAATAATATGGCCAGCTTTATCAgacaattaaatatgtatggttTCCACAAAATTACATCTGTCGAAAATGGTGGATTACGCTATGAAAAGGATGAAATAGAATTTTCCCATCCTTGTTTTATGAGAGGACATGCATATCTATTGGaacatataaaaagaaaaattgcaaattcaaAGTCCATAGTGAGCAGTGACAGTGGAGAGAAAGTTTTGTTGAAACCAGAGTTGATGAATAAAGTGCTGGCAGATGTGAAGCAAATGAAGGGCAAACAGGAGAGCCTTGATGCAAAATTCAGTGCTATGAAGCAAGAAAATGAAGCCCTGTGGCGGGAGGTGGCCATTCTTCGTCAGAAACATATCAAGCAACAACAGATTGTGAATAAT CTCATCCAATTCCTGATGTCTCTAGTGCAGCCAACAAGGCCACCTCAAGGCAATGGAAACAATGTTGGTGTCAAGAGGCCTTACCAACTTATGATAAATAATGCTGCCTACAATTCGGGATCTGATGGAAACTATCCTGGTAGATTGAAGAATGTCAAACTGGAGAAAGAAGCATTAATGGAAGAGTTGATAGAAGATAACTTG gaGGATGGGCCCACCATTCATGAACTAGCCCATGatgacattttacataatGATGCCACTCAAGAATCATTGGACCCTGAAGAGTATGTTAGCATAGATGTTCCAGTGTTGGATCCTAATGTTGCCTCAGAGCACAGCCCTATAGATCCAGCTACGATGCAATACCATGTTACTTTGGAGGATGGAGATGATGCAGAATcag AAGCAGCAAGGACAGTCCAATTCTACCCTATTTCACAGTCCAGTGGCACCTTACCTGTAGACACAATATCTGCTACAGCTTCTCCAACAATGACATCCCCTGCATCCCCAGACACTATTAAATACGTAGTAGTATCCCCTGGGACATCAAGAACCAAAACAAGACACACTAAAGCAAAGTCTCCTATCATTCAGAATGTGAAATCATTAATGACACCTAGCAACTTCAACAGTATGAACCCTTCAGCTGATTTAAGGCTTCCGGCTGAGATATTTGCTAGTGATGACTCTGTCAGTGATGCTGGTGTTCCAGTCTCTGAAGATATATCGGTACAGAACTTATTAAATGATATTGTTACTGATGCAAACCCCAGCTCATCATCTGCTACCAAAGATAAAATGCTAGGAGGCATAAGGCTAGAGAAGTCCAATGGAAAACCTGTATCTAAAAAGGCAAAGAAAACACCAAAAGATGTTCCTGAATATGTGAATTTGGCAGACATTAAGACTGAACTTCAAGATGGCATTGATTGGAGTATTGCTACAGTTAACAATAATACTAATGTGAATAGGTTTCAATCAAG gaatGATATTGATGATCATTTGGACACTATGCAGTCGGATTTAGAATCGCTTCGGGAGCTTCTACGAAGCGACTCTTACTCACTTGACACCAATACTTTGATGGGG TTATTTGGATCTGATGATCCCTTTTATGGGCTCTCTTATAACTTGGATGATCGAGCTAAGCCTTCTAACAGTG TTGAAGAGAATCAGCTTATCTCGTATACAGGGAATATTCCAGACTTTGAAGACATAGATATGCCAGAATTGGAGGGCGATGGTACACAAGAGGCGGCTGCGGCGTCTTCCCCCTGCCCCTCTACCCTGAACACCCCGCAAGTGGAGGTGCACTCACCAGCCACATGGAAGTTGAGACCATGA
- the Hsf gene encoding heat shock factor protein isoform X6, with protein MRSVVEIGASVPAFLGKLWKLVNDTETNHLISWSPGGKTFVIKNQADFARELLPLYYKHNNMASFIRQLNMYGFHKITSVENGGLRYEKDEIEFSHPCFMRGHAYLLEHIKRKIANSKSIVSSDSGEKVLLKPELMNKVLADVKQMKGKQESLDAKFSAMKQENEALWREVAILRQKHIKQQQIVNNLIQFLMSLVQPTRPPQGNGNNVGVKRPYQLMINNAAYNSGSDGNYPGRLKNVKLEKEALMEELIEDNLEDGPTIHELAHDDILHNDATQESLDPEEYVSIDVPVLDPNVASEHSPIDPATMQYHVTLEDGDDAESEAARTVQFYPISQSSGTLPVDTISATASPTMTSPASPDTIKYVVVSPGTSRTKTRHTKAKSPIIQNVKSLMTPSNFNSMNPSADLRLPAEIFASDDSVSDAGVPVSEDISVQNLLNDIVTDANPSSSSATKDKMLGGIRLEKSNGKPVSKKAKKTPKDVPEYVNLADIKTELQDGIDWSIATVNNNTNVNRFQSRIRRDNNGKSREELASLLAPNANKNDIDDHLDTMQSDLESLRELLRSDSYSLDTNTLMGLFGSDDPFYGLSYNLDDRAKPSNSVEENQLISYTGNIPDFEDIDMPELEGDGTQEAAAASSPCPSTLNTPQVEVHSPATWKLRP; from the exons ATGCGGTCGGTGGTAGAAATAGGTGCGAGTGTTCCAGCTTTCCTTGGGAAGTTATGGAAATTGGTGAATGATACAGAGACAAATCATTTGATTTCTTGGAGTCCT GGAGGAAAAAcctttgttattaaaaatcagGCAGATTTTGCAAGAGAATTGTTGCCTCTGTATTACAAACACAATAATATGGCCAGCTTTATCAgacaattaaatatgtatggttTCCACAAAATTACATCTGTCGAAAATGGTGGATTACGCTATGAAAAGGATGAAATAGAATTTTCCCATCCTTGTTTTATGAGAGGACATGCATATCTATTGGaacatataaaaagaaaaattgcaaattcaaAGTCCATAGTGAGCAGTGACAGTGGAGAGAAAGTTTTGTTGAAACCAGAGTTGATGAATAAAGTGCTGGCAGATGTGAAGCAAATGAAGGGCAAACAGGAGAGCCTTGATGCAAAATTCAGTGCTATGAAGCAAGAAAATGAAGCCCTGTGGCGGGAGGTGGCCATTCTTCGTCAGAAACATATCAAGCAACAACAGATTGTGAATAAT CTCATCCAATTCCTGATGTCTCTAGTGCAGCCAACAAGGCCACCTCAAGGCAATGGAAACAATGTTGGTGTCAAGAGGCCTTACCAACTTATGATAAATAATGCTGCCTACAATTCGGGATCTGATGGAAACTATCCTGGTAGATTGAAGAATGTCAAACTGGAGAAAGAAGCATTAATGGAAGAGTTGATAGAAGATAACTTG gaGGATGGGCCCACCATTCATGAACTAGCCCATGatgacattttacataatGATGCCACTCAAGAATCATTGGACCCTGAAGAGTATGTTAGCATAGATGTTCCAGTGTTGGATCCTAATGTTGCCTCAGAGCACAGCCCTATAGATCCAGCTACGATGCAATACCATGTTACTTTGGAGGATGGAGATGATGCAGAATcag AAGCAGCAAGGACAGTCCAATTCTACCCTATTTCACAGTCCAGTGGCACCTTACCTGTAGACACAATATCTGCTACAGCTTCTCCAACAATGACATCCCCTGCATCCCCAGACACTATTAAATACGTAGTAGTATCCCCTGGGACATCAAGAACCAAAACAAGACACACTAAAGCAAAGTCTCCTATCATTCAGAATGTGAAATCATTAATGACACCTAGCAACTTCAACAGTATGAACCCTTCAGCTGATTTAAGGCTTCCGGCTGAGATATTTGCTAGTGATGACTCTGTCAGTGATGCTGGTGTTCCAGTCTCTGAAGATATATCGGTACAGAACTTATTAAATGATATTGTTACTGATGCAAACCCCAGCTCATCATCTGCTACCAAAGATAAAATGCTAGGAGGCATAAGGCTAGAGAAGTCCAATGGAAAACCTGTATCTAAAAAGGCAAAGAAAACACCAAAAGATGTTCCTGAATATGTGAATTTGGCAGACATTAAGACTGAACTTCAAGATGGCATTGATTGGAGTATTGCTACAGTTAACAATAATACTAATGTGAATAGGTTTCAATCAAG GATTAGGAGAGATAACAACGGGAAAAGTCGAGAGGAACTTGCTTCCCTTTTAGCGCCAAATGCAAACAA gaatGATATTGATGATCATTTGGACACTATGCAGTCGGATTTAGAATCGCTTCGGGAGCTTCTACGAAGCGACTCTTACTCACTTGACACCAATACTTTGATGGGG TTATTTGGATCTGATGATCCCTTTTATGGGCTCTCTTATAACTTGGATGATCGAGCTAAGCCTTCTAACAGTG TTGAAGAGAATCAGCTTATCTCGTATACAGGGAATATTCCAGACTTTGAAGACATAGATATGCCAGAATTGGAGGGCGATGGTACACAAGAGGCGGCTGCGGCGTCTTCCCCCTGCCCCTCTACCCTGAACACCCCGCAAGTGGAGGTGCACTCACCAGCCACATGGAAGTTGAGACCATGA